One window of Deltaproteobacteria bacterium genomic DNA carries:
- a CDS encoding acyl-CoA dehydrogenase: MGEAEAFRTELRAWLAAHLPSEPVPAADEERHRFLRAWQRSLAAGRWVGIHWPREYGGRAATLKEQVIYTEEMARVRAPAILDPIAVNIVGPLLIHYGSAAQRERFLPPILPAEEVWCLGFSEPGAGSDLAALRCRAERDGEEWVVSGQKVWSSKAHVADWCLLLVRTDGGAAKHKGISCLAVDMRSPGITWRPLVQLSGRSEFNELFLDQVRVPVENTIGPINGGWPLVRAALAHERGTLWAFEFKIRLQNAALALVDLYRGSAARRDLAALRQDVAQAYIEAEVFAAHTLRILPRLHDAADAPPEAALQKLFGSEIQQRTCELAMALLGAHGALDGGTWQEAYLYSRSVTISSGTSEILRTLLAERALGLPRG, translated from the coding sequence GTGGGCGAGGCGGAGGCATTTCGCACCGAGCTGCGCGCCTGGCTCGCCGCGCATCTGCCGTCGGAGCCGGTGCCCGCCGCCGACGAGGAGCGCCATCGGTTCCTGCGCGCGTGGCAGCGCTCGCTCGCGGCCGGCCGCTGGGTTGGCATCCACTGGCCGCGCGAGTACGGCGGTCGCGCCGCCACCCTGAAGGAGCAGGTCATCTACACCGAGGAGATGGCGCGTGTGCGGGCGCCGGCGATCCTCGACCCGATCGCCGTGAACATCGTCGGCCCGTTGCTCATCCACTACGGCAGCGCGGCGCAGCGCGAACGGTTCCTCCCACCCATCCTGCCGGCGGAGGAGGTGTGGTGTCTCGGCTTCTCGGAACCGGGTGCGGGCTCGGACCTCGCGGCGCTCCGCTGCCGGGCGGAGCGGGACGGCGAGGAGTGGGTGGTGAGCGGGCAGAAGGTCTGGTCGAGCAAGGCGCACGTCGCGGACTGGTGCCTGCTGCTCGTGCGCACCGACGGCGGCGCCGCCAAGCACAAGGGCATCAGCTGCCTCGCGGTCGACATGCGGAGCCCCGGCATCACGTGGCGGCCGCTCGTCCAGCTGAGCGGCCGTTCGGAGTTCAACGAGCTGTTCCTCGACCAGGTGCGGGTGCCGGTGGAGAACACGATCGGGCCGATCAACGGGGGCTGGCCGCTCGTCCGCGCCGCGCTGGCCCACGAGCGCGGTACGCTGTGGGCCTTCGAGTTCAAGATCCGGCTGCAGAACGCGGCGCTCGCGCTGGTCGACCTCTACCGAGGGTCGGCCGCCCGTCGCGACCTCGCGGCCCTCCGCCAGGACGTCGCCCAGGCCTACATCGAGGCCGAGGTGTTCGCCGCGCACACGCTTCGCATCCTGCCCCGCCTGCACGACGCCGCCGACGCGCCCCCCGAGGCGGCGCTGCAGAAGCTCTTCGGCAGCGAGATCCAGCAGCGTACGTGTGAGCTCGCGATGGCGCTCCTCGGCGCTCACGGCGCGCTCGACGGTGGTACATGGCAGGAGGCGTACCTCTACTCGCGTTCCGTCACCATCTCGTCGGGGACGTCGGAGATCCTGCGCACGCTGCTCGCCGAGCGCGCGCTCGGGCTGCCCCGCGGGTGA